From Myxococcales bacterium, the proteins below share one genomic window:
- a CDS encoding bifunctional aldolase/short-chain dehydrogenase: MDSLYRADEAERTVAAALQTGGTELARDVALRTYTARLLGREPRLVLHGGGNTSVKSRAVTLFGETVDVLCVKGSGWDLATIQPAGHPACRLDALRALASLPALSDEAMVNGLRLALLDAGAPTPSIEALLHAILPAKFVDHTHANAILALVDQPESERMCREVFPRGLVWVPYVMPGFGLARACREAWDATVAKGETPSVMVLDRHGIFTFGETAEASYESMIAAVTRAERYAADRTNTASVHLVQEPPSSLAAALLPSLRGVLAEAAGLPEEAGPVLALRDGERARGFLARSDLYELIRRGSATPDHVIRTKPTPMLLSALPDDLGPMREAIRRAVAGYRADYQAYFDSMCAAKGVTLTRLDPSPAVVLVPGLGLIAVGATRAQADAAADIYEHTIDVMETACDVGEYTPLGAEDLFDVEYWSLEQAKLRKQPAPGGVLAGKIAVVTGAASGIGRETARAMLAEGAHVLLADRAEAVDDVRADLALMYSTRVSSARCDVTAEASVAALFERVTRDFGGLDVCVSNAGTAPEGALDTDAGLAALQRSLDENLLSHARVARFAAQVFRSQGRGGCLLFNASKSAFAPGPGFGPYAIAKAALVALTRQLAIDLASTGVRANAVNADRVRTALFGHGVLESRAKARGLTPDAYFRANLLTREVTPSDVARAFVHLATARSTTGAVLAVDGGNPAAFPR, from the coding sequence ATGGATTCTCTCTACCGAGCCGATGAAGCCGAGCGTACGGTCGCCGCGGCGCTCCAGACCGGGGGCACCGAGCTCGCTCGCGACGTCGCGCTGCGCACGTACACCGCGCGCCTCCTCGGCCGCGAGCCTCGCCTGGTGCTGCACGGCGGCGGCAACACCTCGGTGAAATCGCGCGCGGTCACGCTCTTCGGGGAGACCGTCGACGTCTTGTGCGTGAAAGGCTCCGGCTGGGACCTCGCGACCATCCAGCCCGCGGGGCACCCCGCGTGCAGGCTCGACGCCCTCCGCGCGCTCGCGAGTCTACCCGCCCTCTCCGATGAGGCCATGGTCAACGGACTTCGCCTCGCGCTCCTCGACGCCGGCGCCCCTACCCCGAGCATCGAGGCGCTGCTCCACGCGATCCTGCCCGCCAAGTTCGTCGATCACACACACGCCAACGCGATCCTCGCGCTGGTCGATCAGCCCGAGTCCGAGCGCATGTGCCGCGAGGTGTTCCCGCGCGGGCTCGTGTGGGTGCCGTACGTGATGCCAGGCTTCGGGCTCGCTCGCGCGTGCAGGGAGGCGTGGGACGCGACCGTCGCCAAAGGGGAGACCCCGTCGGTGATGGTGCTCGACCGACACGGCATCTTCACGTTCGGCGAGACCGCGGAGGCGAGCTACGAGAGCATGATCGCCGCCGTGACCCGCGCCGAGCGCTACGCGGCCGACCGCACGAACACCGCGAGCGTCCACCTGGTTCAGGAGCCGCCGAGCTCGCTCGCGGCGGCGCTGTTGCCGTCGCTCCGCGGTGTGCTCGCGGAGGCTGCCGGCCTCCCCGAGGAGGCGGGCCCGGTGCTCGCGCTCCGCGACGGAGAGCGGGCCCGCGGATTCCTCGCCCGAAGCGACCTCTACGAGCTGATCCGACGCGGCTCGGCCACGCCCGACCACGTCATTCGCACGAAGCCAACGCCGATGCTGCTCAGCGCGCTCCCCGACGACCTGGGGCCCATGCGCGAGGCGATCCGCCGCGCTGTCGCGGGCTACCGCGCCGACTACCAGGCGTATTTCGACAGCATGTGCGCTGCGAAGGGCGTCACGCTGACCCGGCTCGACCCGAGCCCCGCGGTGGTGCTCGTCCCCGGGCTCGGTCTCATCGCGGTCGGCGCGACCCGGGCGCAAGCGGACGCGGCAGCAGATATCTACGAGCACACGATCGACGTGATGGAGACCGCGTGTGACGTCGGGGAATACACGCCCCTCGGGGCGGAGGATCTCTTCGACGTCGAGTACTGGAGCCTCGAACAGGCGAAGCTGCGGAAGCAGCCCGCGCCTGGCGGGGTCCTCGCGGGCAAGATCGCCGTGGTCACGGGGGCCGCCTCGGGGATCGGGCGCGAGACCGCGCGGGCGATGCTGGCCGAGGGCGCGCACGTGCTCCTCGCGGACCGCGCGGAGGCGGTCGACGACGTGCGGGCCGATCTGGCACTCATGTACTCTACACGCGTATCTTCCGCCCGCTGCGACGTCACGGCCGAAGCGAGCGTCGCGGCGCTGTTCGAGCGCGTCACGCGTGACTTCGGCGGCCTCGACGTGTGCGTCAGCAACGCAGGCACCGCGCCCGAGGGCGCCCTCGACACCGACGCGGGCCTCGCCGCGCTCCAGCGCTCGCTCGACGAGAACCTGCTGAGCCACGCGCGCGTCGCGCGGTTCGCCGCGCAGGTCTTTCGAAGCCAAGGGCGCGGCGGGTGCCTGCTCTTCAACGCGAGCAAGAGCGCGTTCGCGCCCGGCCCGGGCTTCGGCCCCTACGCGATCGCGAAAGCCGCGCTCGTCGCCCTCACCCGCCAGCTGGCCATCGACCTCGCCAGCACCGGAGTGCGCGCCAACGCCGTGAACGCCGATCGCGTCCGCACGGCGCTGTTCGGACACGGCGTGCTCGAGTCGCGGGCGAAGGCCCGCGGGCTCACCCCCGACGCGTATTTCCGCGCCAACCTGCTCACGCGCGAGGTCACCCCGAGCGACGTCGCGCGCGCGTTCGTCCACCTGGCCACGGCGCGCTCGACGACCGGCGCCGTCCTCGCGGTCGACGGCGGAAACCCGGCGGCGTTTCCGCGATAG
- a CDS encoding transposase gives MSDVMYGPKLREAGRVRRTYLIALIDDATRVVPYASFTFSEGAVAYLTVLEQAVRRRGIPKRLYVDNGAAFRSKQLQIVCAKLGTALIHAKPYSPQGKGKMERWFRTVRMQLLPLLGPAELASLDAMNRALATWIEGEYHHAPHRGLGDESPADKWARTSEGVRMPAADLGDHFLAEQKRSVQKDRTVTLDGVAFEVDAALVGERVTLRFDPSRKPEKRAVEVWHQGRRVEIARRVDVLANSFIKRNGTTKNLEIPKGSVADPSDGMAMRDLVEDDDKGLF, from the coding sequence ATGAGCGACGTGATGTACGGGCCGAAGCTCCGCGAGGCCGGGCGGGTGCGGCGGACGTACCTCATCGCGCTGATCGACGACGCGACGCGGGTGGTGCCGTACGCGAGCTTCACCTTCTCCGAAGGCGCGGTCGCGTACCTCACGGTGCTGGAGCAGGCGGTGCGCCGTCGCGGCATTCCGAAGCGTCTCTACGTCGACAACGGAGCCGCGTTTCGCTCCAAGCAACTCCAGATCGTGTGCGCGAAGCTCGGCACCGCGCTCATCCACGCGAAGCCCTACTCGCCGCAGGGAAAGGGCAAGATGGAGCGATGGTTTCGCACGGTCCGTATGCAGCTGTTGCCGCTGCTCGGGCCCGCAGAGCTCGCCTCGCTCGACGCCATGAACCGCGCGCTCGCCACGTGGATCGAGGGCGAGTACCACCACGCGCCGCACCGAGGGCTCGGCGACGAGAGCCCCGCCGACAAGTGGGCGCGCACCAGCGAGGGCGTGCGCATGCCGGCCGCCGACCTCGGCGACCACTTCCTCGCCGAGCAGAAGAGAAGCGTGCAGAAGGATCGGACCGTCACGCTCGACGGCGTCGCCTTCGAAGTCGACGCGGCGCTCGTCGGCGAGCGGGTCACGCTGCGCTTCGATCCCTCGCGCAAGCCCGAGAAGCGCGCGGTCGAAGTGTGGCACCAGGGGCGCCGCGTCGAGATCGCCCGCCGTGTCGACGTCCTCGCCAACAGCTTCATCAAGCGCAACGGCACGACCAAGAACCTCGAGATCCCCAAAGGCTCCGTCGCCGACCCAAGCGACGGCATGGCGATGCGCGACCTCGTCGAGGACGACGACAAGGGGCTCTTCTGA
- a CDS encoding HupE/UreJ family protein — MSGGGGVAPSRGARWARALGLLVAVVSLLLARAAAAHAVGMSTGEYRELEGDGGPRALGVRIVLARGELLSLVPSLDADHDGALTQPELARGLDAARPTLAHLAVVRGGAACAGSLEALALTEQDGVTLEARFSCPATGTTYKVRFGLFDDLARGHRHIARELGGGAREDILFGGHDTFEVSSVSATPGAPEPTSHAAPATFPGFLRLGVEHILTGYDHLVFLFGLVLVRSRPRALLAVVTAFTVAHSLTLGLATLGVWAPSPRFVEPAIALSIAYVGVENLLVKDANRRWRITFPFGLVHGFGFAGALREVELPRARIPLALVGFNVGVELAQIAALAVLVPLVLLVSRRHTVPRVTQALSVLVAVAGLAWFIARVVAG; from the coding sequence GTGAGCGGCGGCGGCGGCGTGGCGCCCTCGCGTGGTGCGCGCTGGGCCCGCGCGCTCGGGCTCCTCGTCGCTGTGGTGTCGCTCCTCCTCGCGCGGGCAGCCGCGGCGCATGCCGTGGGGATGTCGACGGGCGAGTACCGCGAGCTCGAAGGCGACGGAGGGCCCCGCGCCCTCGGGGTGCGGATCGTCCTGGCGCGCGGCGAGCTGCTCTCGCTCGTGCCCTCGCTCGACGCCGACCACGACGGCGCTCTCACCCAGCCGGAGCTCGCGCGGGGGCTCGACGCGGCGCGGCCGACGTTGGCGCACCTCGCGGTCGTTCGGGGCGGCGCGGCCTGCGCCGGCAGCCTCGAGGCGCTCGCCCTCACCGAGCAAGACGGCGTGACGCTCGAGGCGCGGTTCTCGTGCCCCGCGACGGGCACCACCTACAAGGTACGCTTCGGACTGTTCGATGACCTGGCCCGAGGTCACCGCCACATCGCGCGCGAGCTCGGCGGCGGCGCGCGCGAGGACATCCTCTTCGGCGGCCACGACACGTTCGAGGTGTCGAGCGTTTCGGCGACCCCCGGCGCTCCGGAGCCGACAAGCCACGCGGCCCCAGCCACGTTCCCGGGCTTCTTGCGGCTCGGGGTCGAGCACATTCTCACGGGCTACGACCACCTCGTCTTTCTCTTCGGCCTCGTGCTCGTGCGGAGTCGGCCGCGGGCGCTGCTCGCGGTCGTCACCGCGTTCACCGTCGCTCACTCGCTCACCCTCGGGCTCGCGACGCTCGGCGTGTGGGCCCCGAGCCCGAGGTTCGTCGAGCCCGCGATCGCCCTCTCGATTGCCTACGTGGGAGTGGAGAATCTCCTCGTGAAGGACGCGAATCGGCGCTGGCGAATCACGTTTCCGTTCGGCCTCGTGCACGGGTTCGGCTTCGCCGGCGCGCTTCGCGAGGTCGAGCTCCCGCGCGCGCGCATTCCGCTGGCGCTCGTCGGCTTCAACGTCGGCGTCGAGCTCGCGCAGATCGCCGCGCTCGCCGTGCTCGTGCCGCTCGTGCTTCTCGTCAGCCGGAGACACACGGTCCCGCGGGTCACGCAGGCGCTCTCCGTGCTCGTCGCCGTCGCCGGGCTCGCGTGGTTCATCGCGCGCGTCGTCGCCGGCTGA
- a CDS encoding helix-turn-helix domain-containing protein, with translation MFRYGVIADLVQLEPHHRGLYALLTKKAEHEYTIPGSLRRHVAAETVRGWLRAYRRAGFDGLVPRERADQGSSRSIPAHVVDLLCQLKEDAPELSIPTLLKLARTQHGEVVTSEIVLPESTVHRILARRGLMKKKPAEPTSKDRRRFEHESAAISG, from the coding sequence CTGTTTCGCTACGGCGTGATCGCCGACCTGGTGCAACTCGAGCCCCATCATCGCGGCCTGTACGCGCTGCTCACGAAGAAGGCCGAGCACGAGTACACGATCCCGGGCTCGCTTCGCCGGCACGTCGCGGCGGAGACGGTCCGCGGCTGGCTGCGCGCGTACCGTCGCGCCGGCTTCGACGGGCTCGTGCCTCGAGAGCGCGCGGACCAGGGCAGCTCGCGGTCGATCCCTGCCCACGTCGTCGACCTGCTCTGCCAGCTCAAAGAGGACGCGCCGGAGCTGTCGATTCCGACGCTGCTCAAGCTCGCGCGCACGCAGCACGGCGAGGTGGTCACGAGCGAGATCGTGCTGCCCGAGTCGACGGTGCACCGCATCCTCGCGCGACGCGGGCTGATGAAGAAGAAGCCCGCGGAGCCGACGAGCAAGGACCGCCGTCGCTTCGAGCACGAGAGCGCGGCGATCTCTGGATGA
- a CDS encoding AAA family ATPase: MYRKAFALTRHPFDKDLTADELFESASLAELSARLRHLVDMRGIGLVTGDSGSGKTTTCRRLVAGLHTGLHRVLYVSMTTGNVMDLYKSIAWELGLPTERNRAALFRQIRAEVSRLCAENRLRPVLIVDEAHHLRTDLLEDLRLLTNYAMDSENRLTVVLVGHPELRRRMSMAALDALAQRIVVRAHVRGLLREEMGPYLAHRLRLAGTELPLFEAPTVEAIYQASSGLPRKANGLAHHALFAAAIAKAKAVTTEHVQIAMQEVA; this comes from the coding sequence ATGTACCGAAAGGCCTTCGCGCTCACGCGCCACCCCTTCGACAAGGATCTCACCGCCGACGAGCTCTTCGAGTCCGCCTCGCTCGCCGAGCTCAGCGCGCGGCTACGCCATCTCGTCGACATGCGCGGCATCGGCCTTGTCACGGGAGACAGCGGGTCGGGTAAGACCACGACGTGTCGGCGGCTCGTCGCGGGGCTGCATACCGGACTCCACCGCGTGCTCTACGTCTCGATGACGACTGGCAACGTGATGGATCTCTACAAGTCGATCGCCTGGGAGCTCGGCCTTCCGACCGAGCGCAATCGCGCCGCGCTCTTCCGGCAGATTCGCGCCGAGGTCTCGCGCCTCTGCGCGGAGAATCGCCTGCGACCGGTGCTCATCGTCGACGAGGCGCACCACCTTCGAACCGACCTCCTCGAAGACCTGCGCCTGCTCACGAACTACGCGATGGACTCCGAGAACCGCCTCACCGTGGTGCTCGTCGGCCATCCCGAACTGCGGCGGCGCATGAGCATGGCCGCCCTCGACGCCCTCGCGCAGCGTATCGTCGTCCGCGCGCACGTGCGCGGCCTGCTGCGCGAGGAAATGGGACCGTACCTCGCGCATCGGCTTCGGCTCGCCGGCACCGAACTACCGCTCTTCGAGGCGCCCACCGTCGAGGCGATCTACCAGGCGTCGAGCGGCCTACCGCGTAAGGCTAACGGCCTCGCGCATCACGCCCTCTTCGCCGCAGCGATCGCGAAGGCGAAGGCGGTCACCACCGAGCACGTGCAGATCGCGATGCAGGAAGTCGCGTAG
- a CDS encoding TlpA family protein disulfide reductase, which translates to MQNKADLFGSASRALSVVALAATALFGCEAGQPGQPAATGGVAAPAGGMKAGVHAQDFTTRDMNGNTVRLSTYLGKGTILLNFWSTYCEPCLAEFPHLRKMQDDKKAQGLIVLAVSMDGPETVAQVKPFAQRNNLNFPVLLDEDSAICALYNPKKSGPLTILIDKTGNVAQVREGYNPGDEDVLAVEVDKLLAK; encoded by the coding sequence GTGCAGAATAAAGCTGACCTTTTCGGTTCGGCTTCTCGTGCCCTCAGCGTCGTTGCCCTCGCGGCGACGGCGCTGTTCGGCTGTGAAGCCGGGCAGCCTGGACAACCTGCCGCCACCGGCGGCGTGGCCGCCCCCGCGGGCGGCATGAAGGCGGGCGTGCACGCTCAAGACTTCACCACGCGCGACATGAACGGCAACACCGTGCGCCTCTCGACCTACCTCGGGAAGGGCACCATCCTGCTGAACTTCTGGTCGACGTACTGCGAGCCGTGCCTGGCCGAGTTCCCGCACCTCCGAAAGATGCAGGACGACAAGAAGGCGCAGGGCCTCATCGTGCTCGCCGTGTCGATGGATGGCCCCGAGACGGTCGCCCAGGTCAAGCCCTTCGCCCAGCGCAACAACCTGAACTTCCCAGTTCTGCTCGACGAGGACTCGGCGATCTGCGCGCTCTACAACCCCAAGAAGAGCGGCCCGCTGACCATCCTCATCGACAAAACCGGCAACGTCGCGCAGGTGCGCGAAGGGTACAACCCGGGCGACGAAGACGTCCTCGCTGTCGAAGTCGACAAGCTCCTCGCGAAGTAG
- a CDS encoding crotonase/enoyl-CoA hydratase family protein, whose translation MSEPTVTTELRGHVFHIGLARAQKRNAFTTGMLRELAAAYTAFELAPEAWVAVLFAHGEHFTAGLDLAEVGPAVATGALLFGGEDQVDPLDLAGTRRTKPVVCAVQGICFTIGIELMLACDLVVAAEGTRFAQMEVRRGIMPFGGATLRFHERAGWARAMKWLLTGDEFGPAEALAMGLVSDVVPAGDAVAAAVALAERVASRAPLAVRATLANARLAREQGRDAALGALMDTARPLFATADAQEGVLSFLERREARFVGR comes from the coding sequence ATGAGCGAGCCTACCGTCACGACCGAGCTCCGCGGCCACGTCTTTCACATCGGGCTCGCGCGCGCGCAGAAGCGCAACGCCTTCACCACGGGCATGCTCCGAGAGCTCGCCGCCGCCTACACCGCGTTCGAGCTCGCCCCGGAGGCGTGGGTCGCCGTGCTCTTCGCGCACGGGGAGCACTTCACGGCAGGGCTCGACCTCGCGGAGGTGGGCCCCGCGGTCGCCACCGGCGCGCTCCTGTTCGGCGGCGAAGACCAGGTTGACCCTCTCGATCTCGCAGGCACTCGGCGGACCAAGCCGGTCGTGTGCGCCGTGCAAGGCATCTGTTTCACGATTGGCATCGAGCTCATGCTTGCGTGCGATCTGGTGGTCGCCGCGGAGGGCACCCGCTTCGCTCAAATGGAGGTGCGACGCGGCATCATGCCGTTCGGCGGCGCTACGCTCCGCTTCCACGAGCGGGCCGGGTGGGCGCGGGCCATGAAGTGGCTCCTCACCGGCGACGAGTTCGGGCCCGCAGAGGCCCTGGCGATGGGCCTCGTGTCCGACGTCGTGCCCGCCGGTGACGCGGTGGCCGCCGCCGTGGCTCTCGCCGAGCGCGTCGCCTCCCGGGCGCCGCTCGCGGTCCGCGCCACGCTCGCGAACGCGCGGCTCGCGCGCGAGCAGGGACGCGACGCGGCGCTCGGCGCCCTGATGGACACGGCGCGGCCACTCTTCGCGACCGCCGACGCCCAGGAGGGGGTGTTGTCCTTCCTCGAGCGCCGGGAGGCCCGCTTCGTCGGGCGCTGA
- a CDS encoding recombinase family protein — MAQGQREKVIGYTRVSTEGQADGGVSLEAQREKLKAYAIALDLELVEIIEDAGYSAKSLKRPGLQRALEHLAEGRATCLLVTKLDRLTRSVRDLGDLVERYFGTTFSLLSVGDAIDTRTAAGRLVLNVLTSVAQWEREATGERTREALAHLKGEGVRLGPPALGWRRGEERDAAGRLAVVDVDEERVTVARIGELRSQGLSLRGIVARLSEEGRRTKRGGRWQPVTVMRVLRRHAPAAAPPRATTIVVSCR; from the coding sequence ATGGCCCAAGGACAACGCGAGAAGGTGATCGGCTACACGAGGGTAAGCACCGAGGGGCAGGCCGACGGCGGTGTGTCGCTCGAGGCGCAGCGCGAGAAGCTCAAGGCGTACGCGATCGCCCTCGACTTGGAGCTCGTCGAGATCATCGAGGACGCGGGCTACTCCGCGAAGAGTCTGAAGCGGCCGGGGCTTCAGCGCGCCCTTGAGCACCTCGCGGAGGGACGTGCGACCTGCCTGCTCGTGACCAAGCTCGATCGCCTGACCCGCTCGGTTCGCGATCTTGGCGACCTCGTCGAGCGTTACTTCGGGACGACGTTCTCGCTGCTCTCCGTCGGCGATGCGATCGACACGAGGACGGCCGCCGGGCGCCTCGTCCTCAACGTGCTCACGTCGGTCGCGCAGTGGGAGCGCGAGGCCACGGGCGAGCGCACGCGCGAGGCGCTGGCGCACCTCAAGGGCGAGGGCGTGCGACTTGGGCCCCCGGCGCTCGGGTGGCGTCGCGGTGAAGAGCGCGACGCCGCCGGCCGGCTCGCCGTGGTCGACGTGGACGAGGAGCGCGTGACCGTGGCTCGGATCGGGGAGCTGCGCTCGCAAGGGTTGTCGCTCCGCGGGATCGTCGCCCGACTGAGCGAGGAGGGACGCCGCACGAAGCGCGGCGGCCGGTGGCAGCCGGTCACGGTGATGAGGGTGCTGCGCCGTCACGCGCCTGCGGCTGCGCCTCCGCGCGCCACCACAATTGTCGTGTCATGTAGATAG
- a CDS encoding redoxin domain-containing protein, whose amino-acid sequence MRFVGVSAVVVSLFAVACSSATTGSGTPGPEQDKGLVGEGQGPVGKETNPDGVAYPTTNIGTKASTHSSKTGKVGAPGNVMKNFKFYGFPKGDKSQGLQQVSLADYFDPQTKNYRLIHIQAAAVWCGPCNAEAKAAGTLAGELKTKKVAWLTALVESAKQGVAATQGDLDKWLTAYPSDFGHVLDPNNANFGVFFDAAAIPWNADLDARTMEILYASTGGAGTAEGVRSELDGWLKFLDGYTPAK is encoded by the coding sequence ATGCGATTTGTCGGAGTTTCAGCGGTCGTCGTCTCCCTCTTCGCCGTCGCGTGCTCGTCGGCCACCACGGGCTCCGGTACGCCGGGACCCGAGCAAGACAAGGGCCTCGTCGGTGAGGGCCAGGGCCCCGTCGGCAAGGAAACCAACCCCGACGGCGTGGCGTACCCCACCACCAACATCGGCACCAAGGCGTCGACCCACAGCTCGAAGACCGGCAAGGTCGGAGCGCCGGGCAACGTCATGAAGAACTTCAAGTTCTATGGGTTCCCGAAGGGCGACAAGTCCCAGGGGCTCCAGCAGGTCTCGCTCGCCGACTACTTCGACCCGCAGACCAAGAACTACCGCCTCATCCACATCCAGGCGGCGGCTGTGTGGTGTGGCCCGTGCAACGCCGAGGCGAAGGCGGCCGGCACCCTGGCCGGCGAGCTGAAGACCAAGAAGGTGGCCTGGCTCACCGCCCTGGTCGAGAGCGCCAAGCAGGGCGTCGCCGCCACGCAGGGCGACCTCGACAAGTGGCTCACGGCCTACCCGTCGGACTTCGGCCACGTGCTCGATCCGAACAACGCGAACTTCGGCGTGTTCTTCGACGCCGCCGCCATCCCGTGGAACGCCGACCTCGACGCCCGCACCATGGAGATCCTCTACGCGAGCACCGGCGGCGCCGGCACGGCCGAGGGCGTCCGCTCCGAGCTGGACGGCTGGCTCAAGTTCCTCGACGGTTACACCCCGGCCAAGTAA
- a CDS encoding heavy metal-responsive transcriptional regulator, with translation MGDGTFTIGTLARRAAVGVQTIRYYERIGLLPQPTRAKGGYRRYGDDAVARLQFVRHATQLGFTLAETKELLALRARQGAPCGTVRRRAEEKLAAIEQKLTELRELRDAVARLVRTCSGDTAVEHCSILAALGEPDTSKKGKSACPPQPRHPAPLPVSRASKRVNAASKTV, from the coding sequence ATGGGCGACGGGACCTTTACGATCGGCACTCTGGCGAGGCGTGCGGCGGTCGGGGTCCAGACCATCCGGTACTACGAGCGCATCGGCCTGTTGCCTCAGCCGACCCGAGCCAAGGGCGGCTACCGGCGCTACGGAGACGACGCCGTGGCCCGCCTTCAATTCGTTCGTCACGCGACGCAGCTCGGCTTCACGTTGGCCGAGACGAAAGAGCTTCTGGCGCTCCGAGCACGCCAAGGAGCCCCTTGTGGCACGGTCCGTAGGCGGGCCGAGGAAAAGCTGGCGGCGATCGAACAGAAGCTAACCGAGCTTCGAGAGCTGCGGGATGCCGTAGCCCGCCTGGTCCGCACGTGTTCGGGCGATACCGCAGTCGAACACTGTTCCATCCTCGCGGCTCTTGGTGAGCCGGATACCAGCAAGAAAGGGAAGTCCGCATGTCCGCCACAACCACGTCATCCAGCACCTCTTCCTGTCTCTCGTGCGTCGAAGCGTGTGAACGCTGCGTCGAAGACTGTCTAG
- a CDS encoding helix-turn-helix transcriptional regulator yields MESDALRAVVAENIRGAARRKKVTLNALADFATVSRAQMFNVLAGTSSPTTDWLAKVATALEVEPWQLLAPRFFKKRAPSPE; encoded by the coding sequence GTGGAGTCGGACGCCTTGCGAGCTGTGGTCGCGGAGAACATCCGCGGAGCCGCGAGGCGCAAGAAGGTCACGCTGAACGCGCTCGCCGACTTCGCGACGGTTTCGCGCGCCCAGATGTTCAACGTGCTCGCCGGCACATCGAGCCCGACGACGGACTGGCTCGCGAAGGTGGCGACGGCGCTCGAGGTTGAGCCGTGGCAGCTCCTCGCGCCGCGCTTCTTCAAGAAGCGTGCTCCCTCCCCCGAGTGA
- a CDS encoding DUF4331 domain-containing protein, with translation MKLRHTLLASACGLAVTAVTALASASSHREAPAIGFDPAADNTDVWAWVTPGTHDKLNVVVAYNPLEEPSGGPNYHEFSDDVLYEIHIARGAAGLNDAVTYQIQFDSTAYARVDAADLSKPPGGGKEFFSQLAGRKQTYTLSKIVSGGRRIEIAKGIPVAPVNAGPRTSSLAYQIPAPGKYDDAFAATFIKDLGPDGRVWAGPRDDGFYVDIGRIFDLANVLTGTPRDNLAGFNCHAIALEIPTALLSKDDLPPAPGASNDNTLGVWASASRRQYTFLRRNGKSDVWGPWIQVSRLGLPLVNEALIGLQDKDRYNRSKPANDVPAFGSYFLNPVIVRDAEAVGIYTALSVPQATVDALKSNRLDVIDTINLTNFPTPGAHSIPLSSTGDVLRVDLGLDSAFPNGRPIPGPAPNKEGADVTDVLLSVLLAKGTLPVSDGVNSNDKNYLTTFPYLPLPWEGFSEGHGKPAP, from the coding sequence ATGAAACTTCGCCACACACTCCTCGCCTCCGCGTGCGGACTCGCCGTCACGGCGGTCACGGCGCTCGCCTCCGCCTCCAGCCACCGCGAAGCGCCCGCCATCGGCTTCGATCCGGCAGCCGACAACACGGACGTCTGGGCGTGGGTGACGCCCGGCACGCACGACAAGCTCAACGTCGTCGTGGCGTACAACCCCCTGGAGGAGCCATCGGGCGGACCGAACTACCACGAGTTCTCCGACGACGTGCTCTACGAGATCCACATCGCGCGTGGCGCGGCGGGCCTGAACGACGCGGTCACCTACCAAATCCAGTTCGACTCCACCGCGTATGCCCGGGTGGACGCGGCCGACCTCTCGAAGCCCCCCGGCGGCGGCAAAGAGTTCTTCTCTCAGCTCGCGGGCCGCAAGCAGACCTACACCCTCAGCAAGATCGTCTCGGGCGGACGCCGCATCGAGATCGCCAAGGGGATTCCCGTCGCGCCCGTGAACGCCGGCCCTCGCACGAGCTCCCTCGCGTACCAGATCCCGGCCCCCGGCAAGTACGACGACGCGTTCGCCGCGACGTTCATCAAGGACCTCGGCCCGGACGGGCGCGTGTGGGCTGGGCCGCGCGACGACGGCTTCTACGTCGACATCGGCCGAATCTTCGATCTCGCGAACGTGCTCACGGGCACGCCCCGCGACAACCTCGCCGGCTTCAACTGCCACGCGATCGCGCTCGAGATCCCGACGGCGCTCCTCTCGAAGGACGACCTCCCGCCGGCGCCCGGCGCGTCGAACGACAACACCCTCGGCGTGTGGGCCTCGGCGAGCCGTCGCCAGTACACGTTCCTTCGCCGCAACGGAAAGTCGGACGTCTGGGGGCCGTGGATCCAGGTCTCGCGTCTAGGGCTCCCGCTTGTCAACGAGGCGCTCATCGGCCTCCAAGACAAGGACCGCTACAACCGCAGCAAGCCGGCGAACGACGTACCCGCGTTCGGCTCGTACTTCCTGAACCCGGTCATCGTCCGCGACGCGGAGGCGGTCGGCATCTACACGGCGCTCAGCGTTCCGCAGGCGACGGTCGACGCGCTCAAGTCGAACCGACTCGACGTCATCGACACCATCAACCTCACGAACTTCCCCACGCCGGGCGCTCACTCGATCCCGCTGTCGTCGACCGGCGACGTGCTGCGCGTGGACCTCGGGCTCGACTCCGCCTTCCCCAACGGCCGCCCGATCCCGGGCCCCGCTCCCAACAAGGAAGGCGCGGACGTCACGGACGTGCTGTTGTCCGTGCTGCTCGCGAAGGGCACGCTGCCCGTCAGCGACGGCGTGAACTCGAACGACAAGAACTACCTCACGACCTTCCCGTACCTCCCGCTCCCCTGGGAGGGCTTCTCGGAAGGTCACGGCAAGCCCGCGCCGTAG